The Mycolicibacterium mageritense genome contains a region encoding:
- a CDS encoding LLM class F420-dependent oxidoreductase: MRFAFKTSPQNTAWADMLAIWRVADTIDVYESGWTFDHFYPIFSDPTGPCLEGWTTLTALAQATERLRVGVLVTGIHYRHPAVLANMAAALDIISDGRLELGIGAGWNEEESGAYGIELGSIKERFDRFEEACEVLKGLLSQETTTFDGKYYQLKDARNEPKGPQQPHPPFCIGGSGEKRTLRITAKYADHWNFVGGPPEEFARKRDVLAAHCADLGRDPGEITLSAHVRLGEDRDYAKVVDEAAALGAEGLDLAIIYLPPPYDTAVLEPLAEAIRDSGQLST; the protein is encoded by the coding sequence GTGCGATTCGCCTTCAAAACTTCTCCGCAGAACACTGCCTGGGCCGACATGCTTGCCATCTGGCGGGTGGCCGACACCATCGACGTCTACGAATCGGGCTGGACGTTCGACCACTTCTACCCGATCTTCTCCGACCCCACCGGCCCCTGTCTGGAGGGCTGGACCACGTTGACCGCGCTGGCCCAGGCAACCGAACGCCTCCGCGTCGGTGTGCTCGTCACCGGCATCCACTACCGCCATCCCGCCGTGTTGGCGAATATGGCTGCGGCGCTTGACATCATCTCCGACGGACGGCTGGAGCTGGGCATCGGCGCCGGCTGGAACGAAGAGGAGTCCGGTGCATACGGCATCGAACTCGGCAGCATCAAGGAACGCTTCGACCGCTTCGAAGAGGCGTGCGAGGTGCTCAAGGGTCTCCTGAGCCAGGAGACGACGACATTCGACGGCAAGTACTACCAACTCAAGGACGCCCGTAACGAGCCCAAGGGTCCGCAGCAGCCGCACCCGCCGTTCTGCATCGGCGGCAGCGGCGAGAAGCGCACGTTGCGGATCACCGCCAAGTACGCCGATCACTGGAACTTCGTGGGCGGGCCGCCCGAGGAGTTCGCCCGCAAGCGCGACGTGCTTGCCGCACACTGCGCCGATCTCGGTCGCGACCCCGGGGAGATCACGTTGTCCGCGCATGTGCGGCTGGGTGAGGACCGGGATTACGCCAAGGTTGTCGACGAGGCCGCGGCCCTCGGAGCCGAAGGGCTCGACCTGGCCATCATCTACCTGCCGCCGCCATACGACACCGCGGTCCTCGAGCCGTTGGCCGAGGCGATCCGGGATTCCGGACAGTTGAGCACCTAG
- a CDS encoding NAD-dependent succinate-semialdehyde dehydrogenase — protein MSEYAVIDPATTEVVATYPTATDAEIEAAIDAAAKTARTWARTTTVADRAALLGKVAKLHEERREQLAKVINREMGKPMDQSLGEVDFCAAIYQYYADNAEKFLADEEITLLDGEGTAVVKRGPIGVLLGIMPWNYPYYQVARFAGPNLVVGNTILLKHAPQCPESAELLQLIFLEAGFPQGAYIDIRATNDQVAEIIADPRVAAVSLTGSERAGAAVAEIAGRHLKKCVLELGGSDPFVVLSTDDLDATVESAVAGRMENTGQACNAAKRFIVAEDVYDDFLTKFTEKILATAEGVAPLSSVRAAETLEQQVKTAVEGGAKLTSAGERKGAFFPPGVLTGVTEDNPIYGQELFGPVAVVYKVGSEDEAVAVANDTPFGLGSYVFTTDPDQAKRVADRIEAGMVFVNAVGAEGVELPFGGIKRSGYGRELGKYGIDEFVNKKLIRIVP, from the coding sequence ATGAGCGAGTATGCAGTCATCGATCCGGCGACCACGGAGGTCGTCGCCACCTACCCGACTGCAACCGATGCCGAGATCGAGGCCGCCATCGACGCGGCGGCCAAGACCGCCCGTACCTGGGCGCGCACCACCACGGTGGCCGACCGGGCCGCGCTTCTCGGCAAGGTCGCCAAGCTGCACGAGGAGCGTCGGGAACAACTGGCGAAGGTCATCAACCGGGAAATGGGCAAGCCCATGGACCAATCCCTGGGTGAGGTCGACTTCTGCGCGGCGATCTACCAGTACTACGCCGACAACGCCGAGAAGTTCCTCGCCGACGAGGAGATCACGTTGCTCGACGGAGAGGGCACCGCGGTGGTCAAGCGCGGACCCATCGGCGTGCTGCTCGGCATCATGCCGTGGAACTACCCGTACTACCAGGTGGCGCGGTTCGCCGGACCAAACCTGGTGGTGGGCAACACAATTCTGCTCAAGCATGCGCCGCAGTGCCCCGAATCGGCCGAACTGCTGCAGCTGATCTTCCTTGAGGCGGGATTCCCGCAGGGCGCCTATATCGACATCCGCGCGACCAACGACCAGGTTGCCGAGATCATCGCCGACCCGCGCGTGGCGGCGGTTTCGCTCACCGGATCCGAGCGGGCGGGCGCCGCGGTCGCCGAGATTGCCGGACGGCACCTGAAGAAGTGCGTGCTCGAGCTCGGTGGCTCCGACCCCTTCGTGGTGCTGTCGACCGACGATCTGGACGCCACCGTCGAATCCGCCGTCGCAGGCCGGATGGAGAACACCGGGCAGGCCTGTAACGCCGCCAAGCGGTTCATCGTCGCCGAGGACGTCTACGACGACTTCCTGACGAAGTTCACCGAGAAGATTCTCGCGACCGCCGAAGGCGTCGCCCCGCTGTCCTCGGTGCGGGCGGCCGAGACGCTGGAGCAGCAGGTCAAGACGGCGGTCGAAGGCGGCGCGAAGCTGACGTCGGCCGGCGAGCGCAAGGGCGCGTTCTTCCCGCCCGGCGTGCTGACCGGGGTCACCGAGGACAACCCGATCTACGGTCAGGAGCTGTTCGGGCCGGTCGCGGTGGTGTACAAGGTCGGCTCCGAGGACGAGGCGGTGGCCGTCGCCAACGACACCCCGTTCGGGCTCGGATCCTACGTGTTCACCACAGATCCCGACCAGGCCAAGCGGGTTGCCGATCGGATCGAGGCGGGCATGGTGTTCGTCAACGCCGTGGGCGCCGAAGGCGTCGAGCTGCCGTTCGGCGGGATCAAACGCTCCGGCTACGGGCGCGAACTCGGCAAGTACGGCATCGACGAATTCGTCAACAAGAAGCTGATCCGCATCGTGCCGTAA
- a CDS encoding SulP family inorganic anion transporter, whose product MIARLLPHRDDYAELPRSWRRDVVAGVTVGVVALPLALAFGISSGVGAAAGLITAVVAGLVAAVFGGSHVQVSGPTGAMAVVLAPIVAQHGLGSIALVTVVAGLLVLAAGVSGLGRAVTFIPWPVIEGFTLGIATIIFLQQVPAAFAQQPPAGARTLPAALTVVAGADWPAAAKTLGVVAVVAALMVTLPRLHRAIPESLTAVIVATVLVAALHIPVARIGELPSHLPSPVLPHADLGALRTLLGAALAIAALAAIESLLSARVAATMSPTGPYDPDRELVGQGLASVASGVFGGMPATGAIARTAVNVRSGARTRVAAIVHSLVLLGVVYLATGPVSTIPLAALAGVLMVTSFRMISAGTIRKILRSTRSDALTFVLTAAVTVCFDLIEAVEIGIVVAAFFALRSVARRSSVVREELPGPRLPGDDQIALLRLDGAMFFGAAERISNAIVDAEHPHTSVVIIRMSQLGMLDATGAHTLAEIAAELESRGITVIIKGVRPEHAELLANVGVFESLRHENHLVDSLDDAVEHARTHVAHRPH is encoded by the coding sequence GTGATCGCACGCCTGCTGCCCCATCGCGACGACTACGCCGAGCTGCCGCGCTCGTGGCGACGCGACGTCGTCGCCGGGGTGACCGTCGGCGTCGTGGCGCTGCCACTGGCGTTGGCGTTCGGCATCAGCTCGGGCGTGGGCGCGGCAGCCGGGCTGATCACCGCGGTGGTCGCGGGTCTGGTGGCGGCCGTGTTCGGCGGTTCGCACGTGCAGGTGTCCGGGCCGACGGGTGCGATGGCCGTCGTGCTCGCGCCGATCGTCGCGCAACACGGGCTCGGCAGCATCGCGCTGGTGACCGTGGTGGCCGGTCTGTTGGTACTGGCGGCCGGGGTCTCCGGGCTGGGCCGGGCGGTCACGTTCATTCCGTGGCCCGTAATCGAGGGGTTCACCCTCGGCATCGCGACCATCATCTTCCTGCAGCAGGTGCCCGCCGCGTTCGCGCAGCAGCCGCCGGCCGGTGCGCGAACACTGCCCGCCGCGCTCACGGTCGTCGCCGGCGCCGACTGGCCCGCAGCGGCGAAAACCCTTGGCGTGGTTGCGGTGGTCGCGGCGCTCATGGTCACGCTCCCCCGGCTGCATCGCGCCATCCCCGAGTCGCTCACCGCGGTGATCGTCGCGACGGTCCTGGTCGCGGCGCTGCACATCCCGGTCGCTCGGATCGGCGAGTTGCCGTCGCATCTGCCCTCTCCGGTGCTGCCGCACGCCGACCTGGGCGCGTTGCGCACCCTGCTCGGTGCGGCACTGGCCATCGCCGCGCTCGCGGCCATCGAGTCGCTGCTGTCGGCCCGGGTCGCGGCGACCATGTCGCCGACCGGGCCGTACGATCCCGACCGCGAGCTGGTGGGACAGGGCCTGGCCTCGGTCGCGTCGGGCGTGTTCGGCGGCATGCCCGCGACCGGGGCGATCGCGCGGACCGCGGTCAACGTCCGCTCAGGTGCCAGGACGCGGGTCGCGGCGATCGTGCACTCGCTGGTGCTGCTGGGTGTGGTGTACCTCGCGACCGGGCCGGTGTCGACAATTCCGCTCGCGGCATTGGCCGGCGTGCTGATGGTGACGTCGTTCCGGATGATCTCGGCGGGCACGATCCGCAAGATCCTGCGCTCGACACGGTCCGACGCGCTGACCTTCGTGCTGACCGCGGCGGTGACCGTGTGCTTCGACCTGATCGAGGCCGTCGAGATCGGGATCGTGGTGGCCGCGTTCTTCGCGTTGCGTTCGGTGGCCCGGCGCAGCAGCGTGGTCCGCGAAGAGCTGCCCGGCCCGCGGTTGCCCGGCGACGACCAGATCGCGCTGCTGCGCCTCGACGGCGCGATGTTCTTCGGTGCGGCCGAACGCATTTCGAACGCGATCGTGGACGCCGAGCATCCGCACACATCGGTCGTCATCATCCGCATGTCGCAACTGGGCATGCTCGACGCCACGGGCGCACACACGCTCGCGGAGATCGCCGCCGAACTGGAGTCGCGCGGTATCACCGTCATCATCAAGGGCGTGCGCCCCGAACACGCCGAGTTGCTGGCCAACGTCGGCGTGTTCGAGTCACTGCGCCACGAGAATCACCTGGTCGATTCGCTCGACGACGCCGTCGAGCATGCGCGCACGCACGTCGCGCACCGTCCGCACTGA
- a CDS encoding ArsR/SmtB family transcription factor — protein MPHRFLGSPEQPLYEIKANLFKALAHPARIRILEILSASGEPTAVSEILAETEIEATLLSQHLAVLKRHHVVSGRRVGNAVFYELAHPKISELLVIARTFLADTLGAQRDQLEALQTLPPIGQNP, from the coding sequence GTGCCCCACCGCTTCCTCGGCAGTCCCGAACAGCCGCTGTACGAGATCAAGGCCAACCTGTTCAAGGCCCTGGCCCACCCGGCGCGGATCCGGATCCTCGAAATCCTCTCCGCGAGTGGCGAACCCACCGCGGTGAGCGAGATACTGGCCGAGACCGAGATCGAGGCGACGCTGCTGTCACAACACCTCGCGGTGCTCAAGCGCCATCATGTGGTGAGCGGCCGCCGCGTCGGCAATGCGGTGTTCTACGAACTGGCGCACCCCAAGATCTCCGAGTTACTGGTGATCGCGCGGACGTTCCTGGCCGACACGCTGGGCGCGCAACGCGATCAGCTCGAGGCGTTGCAGACGCTGCCGCCGATCGGACAGAACCCGTGA
- a CDS encoding PHP domain-containing protein, producing MDPVTALRQIAYYKDRAREEPRRVMAYRKAADIVEALTDAQREKLGATNGWQSLPGIGPKTATVIAQAWSGREPDALVELRSHAGDLGGGELRAALRGDLHVHSNWSDGSAPIEEMMLAARDLGHEYCALTDHSPRLKIANGLSPERLREQLDVIEEIRETVAPLRILTGIEVDILEDGSLDQEPELLERLDVVVASVHSKLAMDAPSMTRRMLKAVANPHTDVLGHCTGRLVTGGRGTRPESKFDAEKVFTACRDHGTAVEINSRPERRDPPTRLLNLAFDIGCLFSIDTDSHAPGQLDFLGYGAQRALDAGVPADRIVNTWPAEQLLDWTSRG from the coding sequence ATGGATCCGGTGACCGCACTGCGCCAGATCGCGTACTACAAGGACCGCGCCCGCGAAGAACCGCGGCGCGTGATGGCCTATCGCAAGGCGGCCGACATCGTCGAGGCGCTGACCGATGCCCAGCGGGAAAAGCTGGGCGCGACCAACGGCTGGCAGTCGTTGCCGGGCATCGGCCCGAAGACCGCCACGGTGATCGCACAGGCCTGGTCGGGCCGTGAGCCCGACGCGCTGGTCGAACTGCGGTCCCATGCAGGCGATCTCGGCGGAGGCGAGCTTCGCGCGGCGTTACGCGGCGACCTGCACGTGCACTCGAACTGGTCGGACGGTTCCGCCCCGATCGAGGAGATGATGCTCGCCGCACGGGATCTGGGCCACGAATACTGCGCGCTGACCGACCATTCGCCGCGGCTCAAGATCGCCAACGGGCTCTCGCCGGAGCGGTTGCGTGAACAACTCGACGTGATCGAGGAGATCCGCGAGACCGTCGCTCCGCTGCGGATCCTCACCGGCATCGAGGTCGACATCCTCGAGGACGGTTCCTTGGATCAGGAACCCGAGCTGCTGGAGCGTCTCGACGTCGTGGTGGCCAGCGTGCATTCGAAGCTCGCGATGGACGCCCCATCGATGACGCGCCGCATGCTCAAAGCCGTCGCCAACCCGCACACCGACGTGCTCGGGCACTGCACGGGGCGCCTGGTCACCGGAGGCCGCGGCACCCGGCCCGAGTCGAAGTTCGACGCCGAGAAGGTGTTCACCGCGTGCCGCGATCACGGCACGGCCGTCGAGATCAACTCGCGGCCCGAGCGGCGGGATCCGCCGACGCGGCTGCTCAACCTCGCGTTCGACATCGGGTGCCTGTTCAGCATCGACACCGATTCGCACGCACCGGGACAACTCGACTTCCTCGGCTACGGGGCGCAGCGCGCGCTCGACGCCGGGGTGCCCGCCGACCGTATCGTCAACACCTGGCCCGCCGAGCAGCTCCTGGACTGGACCTCACGCGGCTGA
- a CDS encoding YiaA/YiaB family inner membrane protein — translation MNAFNDTSKVTAAFFLQAAIAFGASFLGLLGGVLFLPLDLWQRLFLAMTVLFLVTSSFTLAKVIRDQQEAATIRVRLDEARMEKLIAEHNPFTSAA, via the coding sequence ATGAACGCATTCAACGACACGTCGAAAGTCACCGCGGCCTTCTTCCTCCAGGCGGCGATCGCCTTCGGCGCGAGCTTCCTCGGTCTGCTCGGCGGTGTGCTTTTCCTTCCGCTCGACCTGTGGCAGCGGTTGTTCCTCGCGATGACCGTGCTGTTCCTCGTGACGAGTTCGTTCACGCTGGCCAAGGTGATCCGCGATCAGCAGGAAGCCGCCACCATCCGGGTCCGGCTCGATGAGGCGCGCATGGAGAAGCTGATCGCCGAACACAATCCGTTCACGTCAGCCGCGTGA
- the dinB gene encoding DNA polymerase IV translates to MFVSDGQAAAILHADLDSFYASVEQRDDPALRGRPVIVGGGVVLAASYEAKAFGVRTAMGGRQARALCPQAVVVPPRMAAYTQASRDVFDVFHDTTPVVEPLSVDEAFLDVSGLGRVSGTPVQIAAKLREQVRDRVGLPITVGIARTKFLAKVASQEAKPDGLLLVPPDRELAFLHPLPVRRLWGVGAKTAEKLHAHGVETVADVAELSESALATMVGGAMGHQLFALSRNIDRRRVTTGVRRRSVGAQRALGQRGNTMSPAEVDAVVLNLVDRITRRMRSAGRTGRTVVLRLRFNDFGRVTRSHTLPRATSSTEAILGAARALVADAAPLIAERGLTLIGFAVSNIDREGTQQLELPFEHQPDPIAIDCAIDEVRQRFGNGLLTRGVLVGRDPGLEMPMLPD, encoded by the coding sequence ATGTTCGTGTCCGACGGGCAAGCAGCCGCCATCCTCCACGCGGATCTCGACTCGTTCTACGCATCGGTCGAGCAGCGTGACGATCCGGCGCTGCGCGGGCGCCCGGTGATCGTGGGCGGTGGCGTGGTGCTGGCGGCCAGCTACGAGGCCAAGGCGTTCGGGGTGCGCACCGCGATGGGCGGGAGGCAGGCCAGGGCGCTGTGTCCGCAGGCCGTCGTCGTGCCACCCCGCATGGCGGCGTACACGCAGGCCAGCCGGGACGTGTTCGACGTCTTCCACGACACCACGCCCGTGGTCGAGCCGCTGTCGGTCGACGAGGCGTTCCTCGACGTGTCGGGTCTGGGCCGGGTATCGGGCACGCCCGTCCAGATCGCGGCGAAGCTGCGCGAACAGGTCCGTGACCGCGTCGGGCTGCCCATCACGGTCGGCATCGCGCGCACCAAGTTCCTGGCCAAGGTCGCCAGCCAGGAGGCCAAGCCCGACGGGCTCCTACTCGTCCCGCCGGATCGGGAATTGGCGTTCCTGCACCCGCTCCCGGTGCGGCGATTGTGGGGCGTCGGCGCAAAGACCGCCGAGAAGTTGCACGCCCACGGTGTCGAGACCGTGGCCGATGTCGCCGAACTGTCCGAGTCGGCGCTGGCCACCATGGTCGGCGGGGCCATGGGGCACCAGTTGTTCGCGTTGTCGCGCAACATCGATCGGCGGCGGGTGACCACGGGCGTGCGGCGCCGGTCCGTGGGTGCGCAACGCGCGCTCGGTCAGCGCGGCAACACCATGTCACCCGCCGAGGTGGACGCCGTCGTGCTCAATCTCGTGGATCGCATCACGCGCCGCATGCGGTCGGCCGGGCGCACCGGACGCACGGTGGTATTGCGGTTGCGCTTCAACGACTTCGGGCGGGTCACGCGCTCGCACACGTTGCCCCGGGCCACGTCGTCCACCGAGGCGATCCTCGGCGCGGCTCGCGCGCTCGTCGCCGACGCGGCACCGCTGATCGCCGAACGCGGGCTGACGCTCATCGGGTTCGCGGTCTCCAACATCGACCGCGAGGGCACCCAGCAGTTGGAGCTGCCGTTCGAGCACCAGCCGGATCCCATCGCGATCGACTGCGCCATCGACGAAGTGCGGCAACGCTTCGGCAACGGACTTCTCACCCGGGGCGTGCTGGTGGGCCGCGACCCCGGTTTGGAGATGCCTATGCTGCCCGACTAA
- a CDS encoding TetR/AcrR family transcriptional regulator, which yields MTTPSTTRAPRGRRAARPSGDDREAAILATATQLLESKKFADVSVDDLAKGAGISRPTFYFYFPSKEAVLLSLLDPLIKRADTGFDSAMEDMPAEPRRAIRRGIEIFFDSFGSHPATARAGAEALNSSPEFRAFWAGLMQKWINLTAALITAERQRGAAPDTIPALDLATSLNLMNERTMMAALSGEQPAVEHGKVVDTLAHVWLNSIYGSVS from the coding sequence GTGACCACGCCCAGCACGACCCGCGCACCGCGCGGTCGCCGCGCCGCCCGCCCCTCGGGTGACGACCGCGAGGCTGCCATCCTCGCGACCGCGACGCAGCTGCTGGAGTCCAAGAAATTCGCCGACGTCTCGGTCGATGACCTGGCCAAAGGCGCCGGAATCTCCCGGCCCACGTTCTACTTCTACTTCCCGTCCAAGGAAGCCGTGCTGCTATCCCTGCTCGATCCCCTGATCAAGCGCGCCGACACGGGATTCGACAGCGCCATGGAAGACATGCCCGCCGAACCGAGGCGCGCGATCCGCCGCGGCATCGAGATCTTCTTCGACTCGTTCGGATCGCATCCGGCCACGGCGCGCGCCGGCGCCGAGGCACTGAACAGCAGCCCGGAGTTCCGCGCGTTCTGGGCCGGGCTCATGCAGAAGTGGATCAACCTGACCGCGGCGCTGATCACGGCCGAACGCCAACGCGGCGCCGCGCCGGACACCATTCCCGCGCTCGACCTGGCGACGTCGCTCAACCTCATGAACGAGCGGACCATGATGGCCGCGCTGTCCGGCGAACAGCCCGCGGTCGAACACGGCAAGGTCGTCGACACACTCGCGCACGTCTGGCTCAACAGCATCTACGGCAGCGTCTCGTAA
- a CDS encoding flavin-containing monooxygenase: MTEHLDVVIVGAGISGISTAWHLQERCPTKSYAILERRENIGGTWDLFKYPGIRSDSDMFTLGFRFKPWTSAHSIADGKSIWNYINEAADENGIKKHIRVNHRVVNADWSDADNKWTLTVDNNGEEKQITCSFLSVCSGYYNYDQGYSPEFPGAADFKGKIIHPQHWPESLDYAGKKIVVIGSGATAVTLIPSLVKGGAGHVTMLQRSPTYIGSLPLVDPIAEKANKYLPKNLAHFVNRWKAIGFSTAQYQLARRFPQYMRKTLLTMAKHRLPEGYDVEKHFGPRYNPWDERLCLAPNGDLFKTIKAGKADVVTDTIDTFTETGIKLNSGEQLQADIIITATGLNMQLFGGASVTRNGEEIDLTKSMTYKGLMLSGVPNMAITFGYTNASWTLKADLVSEFICRVLNFMDANGFDKVEPEHPGEAVDELPFMDFTPGYFRRAMDSLPKSGSEAPWRLKQNYFFDLRTIRHGKVDEESLHFTKHRAAVTV, encoded by the coding sequence ATGACCGAACACCTCGACGTTGTGATCGTCGGCGCCGGCATCTCCGGCATCAGCACGGCCTGGCACCTCCAGGAGCGCTGCCCCACGAAGAGCTACGCCATCCTGGAGCGTCGCGAGAACATCGGCGGCACCTGGGATCTGTTCAAGTACCCCGGCATTCGTTCCGACTCGGACATGTTCACCCTCGGCTTCCGGTTCAAGCCGTGGACCTCGGCGCACTCGATCGCCGACGGCAAGTCCATCTGGAACTACATCAACGAGGCCGCCGACGAGAACGGCATCAAGAAGCACATCCGCGTCAACCACCGCGTCGTCAACGCCGACTGGTCCGACGCGGACAACAAGTGGACGCTCACCGTCGACAACAACGGTGAGGAGAAGCAGATCACCTGCTCGTTCCTGTCGGTGTGCAGCGGCTACTACAACTACGACCAGGGCTACTCGCCGGAGTTCCCCGGCGCGGCGGACTTCAAGGGCAAGATCATCCACCCGCAGCACTGGCCCGAGAGTCTCGACTACGCAGGCAAGAAGATCGTCGTCATCGGCTCGGGCGCCACCGCTGTGACGCTCATCCCGTCACTGGTCAAGGGCGGTGCCGGGCACGTCACGATGCTGCAGCGTTCGCCCACCTACATCGGCTCGTTGCCGTTGGTCGACCCGATCGCGGAGAAGGCCAACAAGTACCTGCCGAAGAACCTGGCGCACTTCGTGAATCGCTGGAAAGCCATCGGCTTCTCGACCGCGCAGTACCAGTTGGCCCGGCGCTTCCCGCAGTACATGCGCAAGACCCTGCTCACCATGGCCAAGCACCGGTTGCCGGAGGGTTATGACGTCGAAAAGCACTTCGGCCCGCGGTACAACCCGTGGGATGAGCGGTTGTGCCTCGCTCCCAACGGCGATCTGTTCAAGACGATCAAGGCGGGCAAGGCCGACGTCGTCACCGACACCATCGACACCTTCACCGAGACCGGCATCAAGCTGAATTCGGGCGAGCAGCTGCAGGCCGACATCATCATCACCGCAACAGGTTTGAACATGCAGCTGTTCGGCGGCGCGAGCGTCACCCGCAACGGTGAGGAAATCGACCTGACCAAGTCGATGACCTACAAGGGCTTGATGCTCTCCGGGGTGCCCAACATGGCCATCACGTTCGGTTACACCAACGCGTCGTGGACACTCAAGGCCGACCTGGTCTCGGAGTTCATCTGCCGCGTGCTGAACTTCATGGACGCCAACGGCTTTGACAAGGTCGAGCCCGAGCATCCGGGCGAAGCGGTCGACGAGCTGCCGTTCATGGACTTCACCCCGGGCTACTTCCGGCGCGCCATGGACAGCCTGCCCAAGTCCGGTTCGGAAGCGCCGTGGCGCCTCAAGCAGAACTACTTCTTCGACCTGCGGACCATCCGCCACGGCAAGGTCGACGAGGAGTCGCTGCACTTCACCAAACACCGTGCGGCCGTGACGGTTTAG
- the rraA gene encoding ribonuclease E activity regulator RraA, with amino-acid sequence MSIEPRATADLVDEIYPDVRSCDLQLQNYGAKPAFAGRITTVRCFQDNALLKSILSTPGDGGVLVVDGGGSLHTALVGDIIAGLAADNGWSGVIVHGAVRDAATLRTIDVGIKALGTNPRKGTKTGEGQRDVEVSFGGVTFVPGDIAYADEDGIVVVAP; translated from the coding sequence GTGAGTATCGAACCCCGCGCCACCGCTGACCTGGTCGACGAGATCTACCCCGACGTCCGCAGCTGCGACCTGCAGTTGCAGAACTACGGGGCGAAGCCCGCGTTCGCCGGCCGGATCACCACGGTCCGCTGCTTCCAGGACAACGCGCTGCTCAAGTCGATTCTGTCCACGCCCGGCGACGGCGGCGTGCTCGTGGTGGACGGCGGCGGGTCGCTGCACACCGCGCTGGTGGGCGACATCATCGCGGGCCTTGCCGCCGACAACGGGTGGTCCGGGGTGATCGTGCACGGCGCCGTGCGGGACGCGGCGACGCTGCGCACCATCGATGTCGGCATCAAGGCGCTGGGGACCAATCCCCGCAAGGGCACCAAGACCGGTGAGGGCCAACGCGATGTCGAGGTCAGCTTCGGCGGCGTCACGTTCGTGCCGGGCGATATCGCCTACGCCGACGAGGACGGGATCGTCGTGGTCGCCCCATAG
- a CDS encoding MerR family transcriptional regulator: MHANSDARTVGTVATLTGVSVRTLHHYDHIGLVVPSVRTAAGYRGYTDADIERLHLVLVYRSVGLGLDEIRTLLDDVDADVLAHLHRQHRLLCDQAEQLEQKIKAVEELMSAHNSGIQLTAEEQVELFGTTAFSEEYAEEAQQRWGDTEEWRQSQERTAKMTKRDWIEFKAENDALLQALAAGKRSGVEAGSAAANALAARHRANISRFFDCSDDMHMCLARIYVEDERYGNYYDDAEPGLAQFVHDIIVASIN; encoded by the coding sequence ATGCACGCCAACTCGGACGCGCGGACGGTCGGAACGGTAGCCACCCTCACGGGTGTCTCCGTCCGAACGCTGCACCACTATGACCACATCGGCCTCGTGGTTCCGAGCGTGCGTACCGCGGCGGGTTACCGCGGCTATACCGACGCCGACATCGAGCGCCTGCATCTGGTTCTGGTGTACCGCTCGGTGGGGCTGGGCCTCGATGAGATCCGGACCCTGCTCGACGACGTCGACGCCGATGTACTCGCCCACCTGCACCGCCAGCACCGATTGCTGTGCGATCAGGCCGAGCAGCTGGAACAGAAGATCAAGGCAGTGGAGGAACTCATGAGCGCTCACAACAGCGGAATTCAACTGACCGCCGAGGAGCAGGTCGAACTCTTCGGTACCACCGCGTTCAGCGAGGAGTACGCCGAGGAGGCGCAGCAGCGCTGGGGCGACACCGAGGAATGGCGGCAGTCGCAGGAACGCACCGCCAAGATGACCAAGCGGGACTGGATCGAATTCAAGGCCGAGAACGACGCCCTCTTGCAGGCGCTGGCCGCAGGCAAGCGGTCCGGCGTCGAGGCCGGATCCGCGGCGGCCAATGCGCTGGCCGCCCGGCACCGGGCCAACATCTCGCGGTTCTTCGACTGCAGTGATGACATGCACATGTGCCTGGCTCGGATATACGTGGAGGACGAGCGCTACGGCAACTACTACGACGACGCCGAACCGGGGTTGGCCCAGTTCGTGCACGACATCATCGTGGCTAGCATCAACTGA